The DNA window GGTGATGTTGATGGTTGTCGTGCCCGGCATTTTGATCGATTTGCGTATTATTCTGGGTATTCACATTTTGTACGGATGTATCGGTCTGGGTAGAAGAGTCGATACCGGTAGTAACATTATCGGCAGATCCAGCTGAATCCGATGCGCCAGTGGATTGCATGGAATCCGCAGATGCTGCGCCCGGATGTGCATTAGGGTTTGTGTCAACATCATTCCGCTGATCTGTTGTATGAGTTTGCGCAAGATCAGCGGCTTGATCCGATAATTCTTTCTTTAAGGATTCAGGTGCGAATCCATCACCATTGGGTGCCGTTTCAGCACGGTGACTCGCAGTATCTTCTATAGCAAAATCATTTGATTGATTCGTCATACCGGTCTCACCGGAATGACTTTCGTGGTTTGCAGCATCAACCGACCCGAAATCTTCAGGCTGATTAAATTGATCATGCTGGTAAAAAGCATCACTTGAATCAAAATCGCTCTGCTCGAAATAATCGGAATGACCACCGGGATCGAAGTCACCCCCATAGTCGCCGCCAAAATCACCACCGTCGAACCCGCCATCGAAATCGCCGCCGCCATCCCCTTCCGCGTTTACCAGGGTCACGGAAAATATTCCGCAGAGGACGATAGCCAAACACGTTAATTTAATTTTCTTCACATCAACCTCGATCAGAACTCACTGAAGCCATTGCCTCTAGATTCGAAAACAAAGCGCACCGATACTTTACAAATCAGCTTTGTCTAAATTTGACTTCATCATAGTGCGTTCAATCTGAATATCTACTGAATAAAACCAATAGCGAGTTCTTTAATTAAAGTATAGCCTGGCTATTATTCTCATCAACCAATTCAGCGAGCAGTTGCTTGATACGTATTGAGTGACTTCCTTGCCAGTAAATCCGGCTGCAATCCGGGCACATTAAAAATTTATCGTAATACCTCCTTGTCAATGGCTCGAGACGGCATTCAATTTGGCTTTTCCCGGTTTCTGCCAACACCCCGTTGCAGTGCGTACACCGTGTCAGAGGCTTGATCAAAGAATATAACGCAAATCGTTTCAGAACTTCGCTCGTTTGAATTTTGGGTTGATCCGCGCGCACAAAATACCCATACGTAACAATTTTCCGCCGCAATAGCGAGCGGTCGCGGGTAAGCACGACGCGCTGCTGCTCACTGGCTATTATTGCCACCGCGTCATCGTCATAATCGTTGCGATACAGACAATCGAATCCAAGCAATCTCAGATAGCGCGCCAATCTTCCAAGATTACTGTCGGCCACGAATAACAGCGGAGGTAATAATGCAGGCCGGAGCTGACATGCGGGTATAGTGCTGAGATTCTCACAGGCCGGGAAAACCTCGATACAGTCTCCATTCCGCACAATATAGTTAAAACCGACTGCAATGCCATTTACCACGATACGCTCAACTTCCGTATGCGGCACATTGAAAGATTCGATCATGTCCTTTATCGAAGCTTTCCGGTCAAAATTGTGAATAATCTCGGTATCGGCCAGCGTTGGCGCGATGAAATCATTTAATGTGCGATAAAAACGGATGCCGATTTGCGCCACTGATGACAATACCCTTTAGCCGACGTTGATTTAGTTTGATCAAGATCAATGTTTAGCATAACTGTTAACTGTATTCTGCGAATCGTTGTAACACAATATCAATTAACAACTAACATTCAGAAGGTTTTATATGAGAATTACATATTTTTTAGCAGTAGCAGCGGTTTTAGTTTTAGTTGCATGTGGCGGCAAACCAACAGCCCCAGAAACACCTAATCCGGATGCTTATGGCAAAACCATTCAGCCTTTCCACCAAATACCAGCAGGTGATCAGGAAGGCGGCGGTAAAGCCAGATCAACCACAGAGAAATCGAGTTACTAGAGTTTTAGAGGGTGGCCAGTGTTCTATAGTCAGTAATCACAAGCAACTTGGGCTATAGAACACTGTCTTTATATCAATCACTACTGAAAATCTTCCTGCAACACCAAAAATGAAATGCTCTAGGCAATAGACTGAATTTCATTTCCAGCGCCATACTGTTCAATTACAGCATAAACCCCAAGGTTCACGCCGCAGTCCATGATAGGTCATACGATTCCGGGAACGGGCCGGATTTATAATCTATATTGCTCTTAGGCTCAATTTCTTTCCTCAGAAATACCTGACGCGCCATTTCAGGAATCATTACCATACCCACGTAACGGCCCAGGCATTCATGGTCACCGAAGCCGAAATGGAAATAGTTGTACCAGTTGCGTTGCGGAATGAATTCATCCGGCGATTCGAAGGCCCGTTCATCGAACATTGCGGACAGCGTCACCGGCAGCACATAAGTACCGGCACGCAAAACTGTTTCATAGTTAGTTCCCTTCGCTGCGGTATAGTCGCTCACGGTGGTGCGGAACAAATACGACGTGATCGGCACAAACCGCAGCGCTTCCCACACGATACCGTCGAACTCGGTGGCATCTTCCTTCTGCGCGGCGGATTTGGCCGCAGCCAGCCATTGCGGATGCTGGAACAAGTATTGCAACACCTGAGCTACCGCTTGCGATGTGGTCTCGATTGCACCGATCAGAAGACCGCCGGCGTTAATCCCCAACCGTTTAATATCGAAATCCAGTTCTTTGGCAAAACTGGTACGCAACATCCGAGTGACAATATCGTCATCCAACCGGACAATCGTCGAGAACGTCAATTTCTCGAGTTTCACAGCCAGCAAACGCTTTGCAATCAGCATCGTGATATAGTCGCCCAGTTTTTTGGAAGTCTCACTGTGACGATCGATAATCCGTTGCGATAATTCCGCCGGCACCAGGTCGAATGGCTGATTGTGAAAGGTATCGTATTGATTCCAATAAGACCATTCGATCAAATCTTCCCGTTTTGCACCGGTCAGGCCAAAATATTTTTGCACCAATGTCGCCGGCACCATCCGGCAAAAACTGTTCACGATTTCGATCTTGCCGTTGGCGTCATCAAGAATCCCGCTGGCGATTTCCGCAACTAAATTGCGTACCTTGGGCAGATCATCGCGATTCAGCATAAATTGCATCAACGATTTCTCCCGGGTATGCAACGCATCGTCATCGTGCATCATCAGATAATTATCCATCTTAGGCACATAGGGCTTGACGGTGAATACCTTGTACATCTTCAAGATTTCCCTGACATCGTCAAAGCGGGTTACCAGCGTGCAGTCCGGCGTTACTAAAATCGGACGATTGGCGCGCAATTCCTTGAAAAACGGCAAAGGTTCCGTATCCATCCAGCGCCGTACCAGCGGGAATTTTTCTGCATCGGGGGTTGCATCATACCGTTCAAGATAACTTGTACTCATTTCATTCCTCCCTGTTCATTCATTAATGATGATGGATCGTTCAAATTACAGAGTCTTGAGATATTCCAGTAAGTCGAGTTTTTCTTCCTTGCTCAGCGGCTTTAAAGTTTCTCCATTAGGCTGCGCTGTTTTACCGGATGCATATTCGTGGCCGGCATTACTATTGGCAGGTGAACGGGTATCAAAAGTAAAACCCTTATCACCGCTCTTCAAGCCGACTTTTTCCGGATCAAATTCGCGTGATCCAACCTTAAACTGATCAGGACGGTATTCTCCGTCATCCGAGTCACCTTCGCGTTTTTTGGGTAACAATAAATGGTAAAGCGTCGGCACCGAACCATTATGCAAATAAGGCGCGGTTGCCCAGATTCCATTCAAAGGCCGTCCCTTGTAGGCGTTGAGTGAAGCCAGTGGATTGACTGTAGTGTCCGGATCGTAATTACCATTCTTGATGGAAGATTTAATCTCATTTTCAGTATAGGCGGTCACGAGATTAACAGCCCAATCCGCCCACCGCTGGAAAAACCATTTATCAGGATCGGGGGTAGCCACTACGTTTTTAGTCGCCTGGGTCAGCAAAGCGGCAACAGGAGCCTTTTTATCCAGCAAAAGATTACCTACCTCAAGACTTACATACTGGTTGCGCAAAATGCCGGAATATCCTTGATAGGCAAAGCTGTTCTTCGCCATGGTTGAATCCGTTCCCACGTCGCTGACTCTCGTCATGCTAGCAATGATGCGACGATCGGGATCCGTGCGATCGACCGCAGCATGGCAGGCGGCACAATACTCGGCAAACAATATTTCCCCTTTAGCAGCTCTTTCCTTATCAATGTCTCCGAGAATCTCTTGCGGCCATACCGGGGAATTTAATTTTTTCAAGTGCGATTCAATTCTGTGCAAGTTTTGCACATCAACGGAAGAATCAAATCTGACACGCGTGTTGCCGGAACCTTGGAACAGTAATGATGGCAATGAAATGCCCTTTTCCTCCCTCCAGTCAAGCGTGCCAAATACGCCAATCACTTCACCCGTGTTCCGGCCAATCGGTCCCAACCCGGCATTATTGGCTATCCCATTCCATTGCACATAATCGTGTTGCGCAATATCCCATAAAAAAGGATAGCTGACAGGTGCATCCGGTCTATTGAACACTGCATCATTCAATAGCGCTATTTGCAAAGGAGTAAGATGCTTTTTAAGCTGCTCCATCAAATGATCACGTTGTTCTCCCGTTATTACTTTATCCACTTTCGACAGGATCTCGTCGATTTCTTTCTCAGTCACCGCCTTATCCAACCGTGAAATCTCTTCGATTTGCGCCTTCGTCAACTCCTTATCAAACCGTACCTTCCGATCATGCAATAATTCTCTCAACTCCTTTTCGTTGATGACATGCTCCAGCACGCGATTATAAATGCGGCCAAAGGCATCGAGCCGTGCATAGCCATAGGGAGTTTGACTGGCGTTGATGAACGTGTAGCTGTATAGGCGCTGTTCATATTTACTCAAATCAGCGAGTACATCAGCTTCCGTTTTGTAATTGCCCCGTTCCAGCACTTTCTTGACAAACCGCTGCTTAGCTTCCGCATTTTCACGCGTATATTGCAAAGCTTTTGCAAGATCGATCATGATGTTTTCCATATCCGCCGTAGCCGGACCGCCATCAATGCGGATACCCACACCGTTATAATTTATCTGCCCAGTGTGGCAGGCGGCACAAGTTAAACCGACATATTCTTTACCCTTGTAGACATCTTTAACCCATCCAACAGGCAGTGCATCCGGGTTGCCCGATGAAGCTTTCTGCGGTAAATACCGGTAGAAATTCATATTCTCATCAGAACGGAAAAGCTGGGATTCCCCCGGCTTTTCCAGTGCCAGAAAGAAATCATAGGGCATCAGGTTCGAGCCTTGCGTGGTGTTATAAAACCACAAACTATCTTCCGGTTTCCAGCCCTGATCAAGGTACTTGATCTGAGTATAACTATCGCCAAGATGATCTTGTTCAACAGTAGCGGCATAGCGATTTTGCGCCTCTTCGGTCTCGGGGATCAGGCCTACTTTACAGCCCGATAGCACGCCGATGGAAAGAGCCAAGACTGAATAAAGAAATAAAAACCGCTTTTGCGACGATACAAAATTTTTTTTCACGATAATTCCCCTTTCGCTTGAATTTGTTGAATCAGTATTGATAAGGACGAGTGCAGGCCATGGAATCGAATCAGCCAATCGCTCTGTAATCAGCGCTTATTCCTTACGTTACTTGACTTTGGATCATCCTGTCCGAGGTCCGTGCTTAACGCTCAATCTTGGCGGATTGTATTGTTATTATGTGCAGCTTCGGATTATATTCACAATCGGCTGCCGTTGATAGCAAGATTCTCACATCCCGGATACATATTTCAGATGGGCGAGAACACTGGAACCGGAAGCGCATCGACGGCTACCGGATGAATGCGATTTGTCATACATTCGCAGCAAACGAAATTTTGAACAAAACAGTTCCCTAAATTACAAGGTGTTATCATGAAAAAATCTTTTGCCATCCTGATCCCGGTCATCATTGCCTTCGCACTGGCCGCCTGCGCCACAACACCGGCCCCATCAGTCAACGACAGTCGGGTGCATGTCACCATCCTGCACTTTAACGATATTTACGAAATCACCCCGGTCAGCGGCGGCAAGGAAGGCGGCATTGCACGCGTCGCCACGTTACGCAGGCAATTGCTGGCGCGC is part of the Gammaproteobacteria bacterium genome and encodes:
- a CDS encoding Mut7-C ubiquitin/RNAse domain-containing protein — translated: MAQIGIRFYRTLNDFIAPTLADTEIIHNFDRKASIKDMIESFNVPHTEVERIVVNGIAVGFNYIVRNGDCIEVFPACENLSTIPACQLRPALLPPLLFVADSNLGRLARYLRLLGFDCLYRNDYDDDAVAIIASEQQRVVLTRDRSLLRRKIVTYGYFVRADQPKIQTSEVLKRFALYSLIKPLTRCTHCNGVLAETGKSQIECRLEPLTRRYYDKFLMCPDCSRIYWQGSHSIRIKQLLAELVDENNSQAIL
- a CDS encoding cytochrome P450, with the translated sequence MSTSYLERYDATPDAEKFPLVRRWMDTEPLPFFKELRANRPILVTPDCTLVTRFDDVREILKMYKVFTVKPYVPKMDNYLMMHDDDALHTREKSLMQFMLNRDDLPKVRNLVAEIASGILDDANGKIEIVNSFCRMVPATLVQKYFGLTGAKREDLIEWSYWNQYDTFHNQPFDLVPAELSQRIIDRHSETSKKLGDYITMLIAKRLLAVKLEKLTFSTIVRLDDDIVTRMLRTSFAKELDFDIKRLGINAGGLLIGAIETTSQAVAQVLQYLFQHPQWLAAAKSAAQKEDATEFDGIVWEALRFVPITSYLFRTTVSDYTAAKGTNYETVLRAGTYVLPVTLSAMFDERAFESPDEFIPQRNWYNYFHFGFGDHECLGRYVGMVMIPEMARQVFLRKEIEPKSNIDYKSGPFPESYDLSWTAA
- a CDS encoding ribonuclease E, with the translated sequence MKKNFVSSQKRFLFLYSVLALSIGVLSGCKVGLIPETEEAQNRYAATVEQDHLGDSYTQIKYLDQGWKPEDSLWFYNTTQGSNLMPYDFFLALEKPGESQLFRSDENMNFYRYLPQKASSGNPDALPVGWVKDVYKGKEYVGLTCAACHTGQINYNGVGIRIDGGPATADMENIMIDLAKALQYTRENAEAKQRFVKKVLERGNYKTEADVLADLSKYEQRLYSYTFINASQTPYGYARLDAFGRIYNRVLEHVINEKELRELLHDRKVRFDKELTKAQIEEISRLDKAVTEKEIDEILSKVDKVITGEQRDHLMEQLKKHLTPLQIALLNDAVFNRPDAPVSYPFLWDIAQHDYVQWNGIANNAGLGPIGRNTGEVIGVFGTLDWREEKGISLPSLLFQGSGNTRVRFDSSVDVQNLHRIESHLKKLNSPVWPQEILGDIDKERAAKGEILFAEYCAACHAAVDRTDPDRRIIASMTRVSDVGTDSTMAKNSFAYQGYSGILRNQYVSLEVGNLLLDKKAPVAALLTQATKNVVATPDPDKWFFQRWADWAVNLVTAYTENEIKSSIKNGNYDPDTTVNPLASLNAYKGRPLNGIWATAPYLHNGSVPTLYHLLLPKKREGDSDDGEYRPDQFKVGSREFDPEKVGLKSGDKGFTFDTRSPANSNAGHEYASGKTAQPNGETLKPLSKEEKLDLLEYLKTL